The genomic interval CGCTCGCGGTGCTGTTGATGGTGCTGGGTTTGGCCGCCGGCGTCCTGCTGGTGCTGCCGGTGGGCGGTGCTGACGTGCCCATCGTCATTTCGCTGCTGAACGCGTTCACCGGCCTGGCCGTGGCGGCGTCCGGTGTGGTGCTGGGCAACGTGCTGCTGGTGGTGGCCGGCACGCTGGTGGGCGCCTCCGGTACTATCCTCACCCGGGCCATGGCCGCCGCGATGGGCCGCAGCGTGGCCGGCATCCTGTTCGGCGCCTTCAAGGGAGGTTCGACGGCGGGATCCACCGCCGTGAGCGAACGTCCCGTCAGGTCCTCCACTGCGGAGGACGTGGCGGTGCTCCTGGGCTACGCGCAGCGCGTGATCATCGTGCCCGGCTATGGCCTGGCGGTGGCGCAGGGCCAGCACACAGCGGCCGAGCTGGCCCTGGCCCTTGAGGCGCGCGGGATCGAGGTGGACTTCGCCATCCATCCCGTGGCGGGCCGCATGCCGGGGCACATGAACGTGCTCCTGGCCGAGGCGAACGTGCCGTACGAATCGCTCAAGGAGATGGGCGAAATCAACTCCGAATTCCGGATGGCCGACGTCGCGTTGGTGGTGGGCGCCAACGATGTGGTGAACCCGGCAGCGAAGACGTCCTCCGGCTCGCCGATCTACGGCATGCCCATCCTGGAAGTGGCCGACGCCCGCCAGGTGATCTTCCTGAAACGCTCCATGCGGCCAGGATTCGCGGGCATCGAGAACGAGCTCCTGTACGAGCCGCAGACCTCGCTGCTCTTCGGCGACGCCAAGGATTCCCTGGCCAAGGTGCTGGGCGCGGTGAAGGCGCTGTAGCGAAGTACGCTGTCCCAAAGGCCCCATTCCCATGTCAGCGAAGGAAACCATGCCAGCCAACAGCTCCACGTCCCTCAAGCGCCCGGCCATCATCATCAATCCTGCCAAGCCGGTGGACATCGACGTGCGTGCCCTGGCGGCGAAGCATTGCTCGGCGAACGGCTGGGGCGAGCCCATCTGGCTCGAGACCACCAAGGAGGACCCCGGCGTCGGCCAGGCGAAGGAGGCACTCAAGCAAGGGGCCGACGTCGTTATTGCCGCCGGCGGCGACGGTACCGTGCGGTGTGTGGCCGAGGTCCTTTCCGGCGGGGACGTGCCCATGGGGTTGCTTCCGTTCGGCACGGGAAACCTCCTGGCCCGGAACCTGGGCATGGACGTCACCGATTTTGACGGGGCCATGGCCGGGGCCCTGGCAGGCACGGAGCGGAAGATCGACGTGGTCCGGGCCGCCCGCAATGATCCGGACAAGGAGCAGGTCTTCCTCGTCATGGCCGGAGTGGGCTACGACGCCACCATCATGGCCGACACCAACGAGGACCTCAAGGACAAGGTGGGCTGGCTGGCCTACGTGGACGCCGGCATCCGGAACCTGCCCGGCAAACCGGTGAAGGCAACCATCGTCCTCGACGGCAAGACAGTAGTACACCGCGGGGTCCGCAGCGTGATGGTGGGCAACTGCGGCAAGGTCCAGGGCAGACTGGAGATCTTCCCGGACGCCAAGATGGATGACGGCCTGCTGGACGTGGCCGTGCTGGCACCGAGGGGGAAATTCGGGTGGTTCTCCGTGGTGGCCGGCATGATCGGCAAGGGCCGCGGTAAAGACACGTCCGTCGAGTACTACCAGGGGAAATCCGTGGAGGTCACCCTCGAGCACAAC from Pseudarthrobacter sp. SSS035 carries:
- a CDS encoding diacylglycerol kinase family protein, which gives rise to MPANSSTSLKRPAIIINPAKPVDIDVRALAAKHCSANGWGEPIWLETTKEDPGVGQAKEALKQGADVVIAAGGDGTVRCVAEVLSGGDVPMGLLPFGTGNLLARNLGMDVTDFDGAMAGALAGTERKIDVVRAARNDPDKEQVFLVMAGVGYDATIMADTNEDLKDKVGWLAYVDAGIRNLPGKPVKATIVLDGKTVVHRGVRSVMVGNCGKVQGRLEIFPDAKMDDGLLDVAVLAPRGKFGWFSVVAGMIGKGRGKDTSVEYYQGKSVEVTLEHNDDYQLDGDHEGDGKHVLMTIEPGALTIRM
- a CDS encoding NAD(P)(+) transhydrogenase (Re/Si-specific) subunit beta, which codes for MTLLDPVWTSLLYLAAAVFFILALRGLSSPRTARRGNLIGAFGALLAVVTVFLSARLDNIPWIIGAIAVGSAVAAPVARRVQMTQMPQLVALFNGVGGGAAALVALLELSHTADPWVRLAIVFTLLVGAVSFAGSGVTFAKLQELMTTRPIVFPGLPVVMAAVLLAAVGTAVAVVLTGSLALAVLLMVLGLAAGVLLVLPVGGADVPIVISLLNAFTGLAVAASGVVLGNVLLVVAGTLVGASGTILTRAMAAAMGRSVAGILFGAFKGGSTAGSTAVSERPVRSSTAEDVAVLLGYAQRVIIVPGYGLAVAQGQHTAAELALALEARGIEVDFAIHPVAGRMPGHMNVLLAEANVPYESLKEMGEINSEFRMADVALVVGANDVVNPAAKTSSGSPIYGMPILEVADARQVIFLKRSMRPGFAGIENELLYEPQTSLLFGDAKDSLAKVLGAVKAL